A single window of Oreochromis aureus strain Israel breed Guangdong linkage group 5, ZZ_aureus, whole genome shotgun sequence DNA harbors:
- the ift52 gene encoding intraflagellar transport protein 52 homolog, translating to MEKEQYNSVVFNASKRELFTTNNGYKSMQKRLKAQWKIQSIKEELSLDKLKSVKLWITAGPRERFTASEMEALKVYLDGGGNILVMLGEGGEMKYDTNINFLLEDFGVMVNNDAVVRNVYYKYFHPKEALVSNGVLNREISRAAGKVVTGIIEDENVGNNAQALTFVYPYGATLTVMKPAVAVLSTGSVCFPLNRPVLAFYQGKNSGKLAVLGSCHMFSDQYIDKEENNKIMDVVLQWLMTNNIQLNQIDAEDPEITDYTMLPDTGCLSEQLRVCLQEGDENPRDFTSLFDMSLFNLSTDTLPQVISAYKQLNVKAEPLQLIAPQFETPLPQLQPAVFPPALNDLPPPMLDLFDLDETFSSEKVRLAQLTNKCTDDDLEFYVRKCGEILGVTPKLDKEQRDAKHILEHIFFQVVEFKKLNQEHDMDPEARFTPL from the exons ATGGAGAAGGAACAGTACAACAGCGTGGTCTTCAATGCTTCAAAAAGAGAGCTTTTTACTACGAACAATGGCTACAAATCCATGCAGAAGAGACTAAAAGCTCAGTGGAAAATCCAAAG CATAAAAGAAGAGCTGTCATTGGATAAGCTGAAGAGTGTCAAGTTGTGGATAACTGCAGGTCCAAGGGAGAGGTTCACAGCGTCAGAG ATGGAGGCGCTGAAAGTCTACCTGGATGGAGGAGGGAATATCTTGGTCATGCTCGGTGAAGGAGGAGAAATGAAGTATGACACAAACATCAATTTCCTCCTGGAGGACTTCGGAGTAATGGTCAACAATG ATGCTGTGGTGAGGAATGTGTACTACAAATACTTCCATCCTAAGGAGGCGCTTGTGTCGAATGGTGTACTGAACAG GGAGATCAGTCGTGCTGCTGGAAAAGTGGTCACGGGAATCATTGAAGATGAAAATGTTGGAAACAATGCACA GGCGCTCACATTTGTGTACCCGTACGGTGCCACACTGACCGTGATGAAGCCGGCCGTGGCTGTTCTTTCAACGGGCTCCGTCTGCTTTCCCCTCAACAGGCCTGTCCTGGCTTTCTATCAGGGCAAG aatTCTGGCAAACTGGCTGTCTTGGGTTCCTGCCACATGTTCAGTGATCAATACATAGACAAAGAGGAGAACAATAAAATCATG GACGTTGTGCTTCAGTGGCTCATGACCAATAACATTCAGCTGAATCAGATTGATGCCGAAGACCCAGAG ATCACAGATTACACAatgctgccagacactggctgTTTGTCTGAACAGCTCAGAGTGTGCTTACAAGAAGGAGACGAAAACCCACGGGACTTCACCTCTCTCTTTGATATGTCTTTGTTCAATCTGTCGACTGACACCTTACCCCAAGTCATCAG TGCTTACAAGCAGCTTAATGTGAAAGCTGAGCCACTGCAGCTGATTGCACCGCAGTTTGAAACTCCTCTGCCTCAGCTTCAGCCTgct GTCTTTCCACCTGCCTTAAATGATTTGCCTCCACCCATGCTGGACCTGTTCGATCTAGACGAAACATTCTCGTCGGAGAAAGTGCGACTGGCACAGCTCACCAATAAGT GTACAGACGATGACCTTGAATTCTACGTCCGGAAATGTGGTGAAATTCTCGGAGTGACTCCTAAGTTGGATAAAGAGCAGAGGGATGCCAAGCACATCTTGGAACACATTTTCTTCCAGGTTGTAGAGTTCAAGAAACTAAATCAG GAACACGATATGGATCCTGAGGCCCGGTTCACTCCGCTGTGA
- the si:ch73-303b9.1 gene encoding uncharacterized protein si:ch73-303b9.1 produces the protein MEKVFVVKDMKSFECSSPSELDRKFYGEQSLLSVLSLEQLSTSRVSNDTTADGLDTKPSIGASLCLSSDTASPCPGFSVNTMNTHEADGCYLAVPLQGKSSTPHMLLQKPKQAACFDQSYSDLTASQMSWDVSVIKSESNSPRFYVESCTLEQTWSPKPSQQESLADVSP, from the exons ATGGAGAAAGTGTTTGTGGTCAAAG ATATGAAAAGCTTTGAGTGCTCATCTCCATCAGAGCTTGACAGGAAGTTTTATGGGGAACAGAGTCTGCTGTCTGTACTGTCACTGGAACAACTGTCCACATCGAGGGTGTCGAATGACACAACAGCTGATGGATTGGACACCAAGCCGTCTATTGGAGCCTCTCTCTGCCTGTCCTCTGACACCGCCTCTCCCTGTCCAGGGTTTTCAGTGAACACCATGAACACTCACGAAGCTGATGGCTGCTACCTGGCCGTCCCGTTACAGGGGAAGTCCTCCACTCCCCACATGCTCCTTCAGAAGCCAAAGCAGGCAGCTTGTTTTGATCAGTCATACAGCGATCTCACCGCCTCACAAATGTCATGGGACGTGTCTGTGATCAAGTCGGAGAGCAATAGCCCCAGATTCTACGTGGAGTCCTGCACTCTGGAGCAAACGTGGAGTCCAAAACCCTCACAACAAGAGTCACTAGCTGATGTTTCGCCCTGA
- the mybl2b gene encoding v-myb avian myeloblastosis viral oncogene homolog-like 2b, producing MSRWPRGEDGEEAMHQDTDSDVAEQRDGGKVKVKWTQEEDDKLKTLVQKLGPNDWKTIASYIPNHTEHQCQHRWFKVLDPELVKGPWTKEEDEKVIELVNLYGNKQWALVAKHLKGRLGKQCRERWHNHLNPSVKKSSWTAEEDLIIYKAHCLLGNRWAEIAKLLPGRTDNAVKNHWNSTIKRKLEMGFYSGEVFRPNELEELWARVSKDGQMSSCSQDSSDKDSEQKIPPSLQETAKAGPSKAGPSKSVPSPSNSLSPKSEVDSTGGLNSTSWVVDSSGFLSPTGPALKEVLDMVDGDLDGWCNLAAFDLPEDSPSPERHQFRLEGSALQELSKGSKGELIPISPGGVTPPSILSHRSRRCIALSPDANKSMTPKSTPVKILPFSPSQFLNMWTKQDTHDLENPSLTSTPVCSQKAIVTTPLQRDKTPLTQKENSVFVTPNHKSELCTPRTPTPFKNAMEKYGPLQPLPQTPNLEDDINEVILRDAGIDLIMRLTPPEQRRKTVHRPPMKKVRKSLALDVMDCQVMPTSKRKSAKHNIKEEPMLISVSSSPLSSKRHENILDQGFLLGPSDSAIFPSTGSPVPMSKEWEMVVCGQTKDQLIMTEKARRYLRSLKSHAPSRALILS from the exons ATGTCCCGGTGGCCGCGCGG TGAGGATGGAGAGGAGGCCATGCATCAGGACACTGATTCTGATGTGGCAGAGCAGAGGGATGGAGGGAAAGTGAAGGTGAAATGGACTCAAGAGGag GATGACAAGCTTAAAACGCTGGTTCAAAAACTGGGACCAAATGACTGGAAAACCATAGCCAGCTACATACCT aatcATACTGAACATCAGTGTCAGCATCGCTGGTTTAAAGTCTTGGACCCAGAATTAGTGAAAGGCCCCTGGACTAAAGAGGAAGATGAGAAG GTTATAGAGCTTGTGAATCTTTATGGCAACAAACAGTGGGCGCTGGTAGCCAAGCACCTGAAAGGCAGACTGGGGAAGCAGTGCAGAGAGCGCTGGCACAACCACCTCAATCCCAGCGTTAAGAAGTCTTCGTGGACGGCTGAGGAGGACCTCATCATCTATAAGGCTCACTGCCTGCTTGGCAATCGCTGGGCTGAGATCGCAAAACTGCTCCCTGGAAG GACGGACAATGCAGTGAAGAATCACTGGAATTCGACCATCAAACGGAAGTTAGAGATGGGCTTCTACTCCGGGGAGGTCTTCAGGCCCAATGAGCTGGAGGAGCTGTGGGCTCGTGTTAGCAAGGATGGTCAG ATGTCCAGTTGCTCTCAAGACAGTTCAGACAAGGACTCGGAGCAGAAGATCCCTCCTTCA CTGCAGGAAACAGCTAAAGCTGGCCCCAGCAAAGCTGGGCCGTCAAAGTCTGTTCCCTCTCCAAGCAACAGTCTGAGCCCCAAGAGTGAGGTGGACAGCACAGGAGGACTGAACAGCACTAGCTGGGTGGTGGACAGCTCCGGATTCCTGTCTCCCACTGGCCCAGCTCTGAAGGAAGTGTTAGACATGGTGGATGGG GATCTTGATGGCTGGTGCAACCTCGCAGCCTTTGACCTCCCCGAGGACAGTCCCAGCCCAGAGCGACATCAGTTTCGTCTGGAAGGCAGCGCCTTGCAGGAACTAAGCAAAGGAAGCAAAGGAGAACTCATCCCCATCTCTCCTGGAGGCGTCACACCCCCCTCCATACTGAGCCACCGGAGCCGAAGGTGCATCGCTTTGTCTCCCGACGCCAACAAGTCCATGACTCCTAAGAGCACCCCTGTCAAAATCTTGCCCTTTTCTCCATCTCAA tttctcaaCATGTGGACTAAGCAGGACACTCATGACTTAGAGAACCCGTCTCTCACGTCCACACCTGTGTGTAGCCAGAAAGCCATTGTTACCACCCCGCTGCAGCGAGACAAGACGCCTCTCACTCAAAAAGAAAACTCAGT TTTTGTTACACCCAACCACAAGTCTGAGCTGTGTACCCCACGAACTCCAACACCGTTTAAAAATGCCATGGAGAAGTACGGGCCTCTGCAGCCTCTG CCTCAGACTCCCAACCTCGAGGACGACATAAATGAGGTCATCTTGAGAGATGCAGGGATCGACTTAATCATGCGCTTAACTCCACCCGAACAGAGGCGCAAAACTGTG CATCGCCCTCCTATGAAGAAAGTGCGTAAATCGTTGGCCCTGGATGTAATGGACTGCCAGGTGATGCCTACATCCAAACGTAAATCAGCCAAACACAACATCAAG GAAGAACCGATGTTGATTTCTGTCAGCTCTTCACCACTTAGCAGCAAGCGGCACGAAAACATTTTGGATCAGGGCTTCCTTTTGGGACCAAGTGACAGTGCCATATTTCCCAGCACAGGCTCCCCAGTTCCA ATGTCAAAGGAATGGGAAATGGTTGTTTGCGGTCAAACTAAAGACCAGTTAATAATGACAGAGAAAGCCCGGCGCTACCTTCGCTCACTAAAATCCCACGCTCCTAGCCGGGCTCTGATCCTGTCCTGA